The following proteins are co-located in the Pectinophora gossypiella chromosome 7, ilPecGoss1.1, whole genome shotgun sequence genome:
- the LOC126368079 gene encoding 39S ribosomal protein L4, mitochondrial, whose protein sequence is MSSFLVNAIKRLHISVSPQIRALTTINTNGVTAPDNGGLSVTKKDWKFPPNYTKPREVWIENLDSIEEKKLGLFELHPTVYASPPRIDIIHRNVTWQRKYRWVSWSQTKTRAEVRGGGRKPWPQKGLGRARHGSIRSPLWRGGGIAHGPRSGKTHFFMLPFHLRILGLTTTLSAKLAQDDLHVIKDLEIPSDEPEYLAELIEKRNWGPSVLIVDDTDFAPRNITAASDGLPHVNIMPVYGLNVYSMLKHDTLILTMSAAEKIEERILTHLNSITKDQQAAFKLNQV, encoded by the exons ATGAGTTCATtcttagttaatgccatcaaacGGCTTCATATATCAGTATCCCCTCAAATAAGGGCACTTACAACGATAAACACAAACGGTGTAACCGCTCCAGATAATGGTGGTTTATCTGTAACCAAAAAGGATTGGAAGTTTCCCCCTAATTACACAAAACCTCGAGAAGTATGGATTGAGAATTTAGATTCCATTGAAGAGAAAAAGCTTGGTTTGTTTGAACTTCACCCTACAGTATATGCTTCGCCGCCCAGGATAGACATCATACATCGCAACGTTACATGGCAGAGGAAATACCGATGGGTCTCCTGGTCTCAAACAAAGACTAGAGCTGAGGTGAGGGGTGGTGGTAGGAAGCCTTGGCCTCAGAAAGGTTTGGGCAGAGCTCGGCATGGATCTATCAGATCGCCTTTATGGCGCGGCGGCGGCATAGCTCACGGTCCGCGATCTGGCAAAACTCACTTCTTCATGCTACCTTTCCATCTAAGAATACTAGGGCTCACTACAACCCTGTCTGCCAAATTGGCCCAAGATGACCTGCATGTGATTAAGGATCTTGAGATCCCATCAGATGAACCCGAATACTTAGCCGAACTGATTGAGAAGAGGAACTGGGGTCCATCTGTCCTTATTGTTGATGA CACCGATTTTGCCCCTCGGAACATAACAGCTGCAAGTGATGGGCTTCCTCATGTCAATATCATGCCAGTGTACGGACTCAATGTCTACTCAATGCTAAAACATGATACCCTCATCCTAACTATGTCAGCTGCAGAGAAGATTGAAGAGCGCATCCTGACCCACCTCAATTCCATCACCAAAGACCAACAGGCTGCATTCAAATTAAATCaagtttaa